In one Mastacembelus armatus chromosome 19, fMasArm1.2, whole genome shotgun sequence genomic region, the following are encoded:
- the arhgap27 gene encoding rho GTPase-activating protein 12, translated as MELVSVQYEFEYTAKDGRLVSIKPKELYILVSKTNEHWWHVRKDEHSRPFYVPAQYVKEISSPTEGSPGPNKPDSTECVTESKPVDIDTAQHKATAPTCVPFKDASRKTYRFSTFGLCDNIPDPNPCETLREGQTTSSLAPTMDKVKTVHSTGGFSVNSAPLKANGLDTKPPTEIRQHQSEISLQDDKTEQPQIFVEDVDINLPLSCNSPIYDTIPELNIPQSDTSAELPIPVSSNNMSPSQQHSLNQTAETPSPTHTLSPEQVENESLRSAVYVNVAQLRQSISESPPSAASPSSPSYLSQEGWEVHFDQESRQEYYYHPATGRTTWDCPFLDSPTDPEPPCAEEVCSPSSPQSFLFSPSSPPVWTSDWEQLVDETSGRPYFYNPMSGETSWEPPEPQSPYPPLMEPMSVHRFHEDGPPPLPAEDYPSEDYPAADQQESYEDLHATGPPTLPKEYAFIPVNRTIIPRANLDRSAPTGWNRTVEPNGTWVFTSEHSADEWIQSVDERGQTYYYLRDGSKSQWNLPEAPVAPGHSRVENGVETESVSVFKNWRHTVGPAQFNPAQDDGRFVQSHRRNASDYSSDSSSTGNSPETQPNVQNLEKAGILNKTKVSENGKKVRKNWAQTWTVLHGGVLTFHKDPKSAATGASNKTNQIVPEVTVELKGATICWASKDKSSKKNVLELKGKNGMEFLIQYDTESIISDWHKVLMDTIRQLEYQDHHSEEEDGDLYEKIPNTERDDKRKSLRPSSTPSSSSAGDTDQKKVRTKLMKLLMKRPTLQSVKEKGYIRDNVFGCHLATLCAQERNTVPSFVDKCINAVERRGLDIDGLYRVSGNLAVIQKLRFKADHEELDLEDGQWEDVHVITGALKLFFRELPEPLFPFSHFNEFIDAIKISDGTTKFNHIQSLVKSLPHANHDTMKRLFGHLRRVIKYGENNRMTVQNVAIVFGPTLLRPEMESSNIAVHMVCQNQIVEFILNHYERIFSS; from the exons ATGGAGCTTGTGTCAGTGCAGTATGAGTTTGAGTACACAGCGAAGGACGGACGCCTTGTTTCCATCAAGCCTAAGGAACTTTACATCCTGGTCTCCAAGACTAATGAGCACTGGTGGCACGTACGCAAAGACGAGCACTCCAGGCCCTTTTACGTCCCTGCACAGTATGTGAAGGAGATCTCTTCGCCTACTGAAGGTTCTCCTGGTCCGAATAAACCGGACTCAACTGAGTGTGTGACTGAGAGTAAGCCAGTGGATATTGATACAGCACAACATAAAGCGACCGCACCCACCTGTGTACCATTTAAGGATGCTTCTAGAAAGACATATCGGTTTTCCACTTTTGGTCTCTGTGATAACATACCAGATCCGAATCCCTGTGAGACTCTAAGAGAAGGGCAGACCACGAGCAGCTTGGCACCAACCATGGATAAAGTAAAGACAGTCCATTCAACAGGAGGCTTTTCAGTTAACTCAGCACCTCTGAAAGCGAACGGCCTGGATACAAAACCTCCGACCGAGATCAGGCAGCACCAGTCAGAAATCTCACTGCAGGACGATAAAACAGAACAGCCACAGATTTTCGTGGAGGATGTGGATATAAACCTGCCTTTATCCTGCAACTCTCCCATATATGACACCATACCAGAGCTAAACATCCCACAAAGTGACACTTCTGCTGAGCTGCCTATTCCTGTTTCGTCAAACAACATGTCCccatcacagcagcacagtttgAATCAAACTGCAGAGACACCTTCTCCTACACACACGCTTTCTCCTGAGCAG GTGGAGAATGAAAGTCTGCGGTCAGCTGTGTATGTCAATGTAGCACAGCTTCGCCAAAGCATCTCTGAGtctcctccatcagctgcttcaccctcctctccttcctacCTTAGTCAAGAAGGATGGGAGGTGCACTTTGATCAGGAGAGTAGACAGGAGTACTATTACCACCCAGCCACAGGGCGCACCACCTGGGACTGTCCTTTTCTAGACTCCCCCACGGATCCTGAGCCACCCTGTGCAGAGGAGGTTTGTTCACCGTCATCTCCTCAGTCTTTTCTATTTTCTCCATCCTCCCCCCCTGTGTGGACATCAGACTGGGAGCAGTTGGTGGATGAGACCAGCGGTCGCCCCTACTTCTACAACCCAATGTCTGGGGAGACATCCTGGGAGCCTCCAGAGCCGCAGAGCCCGTATCCCCCTCTGATGGAGCCTATGAGTGTGCACAGGTTTCACGAGGACGGGCCG CCTCCTCTACCGGCGGAGGACTACCCCTCAGAGGATTACCCAGCTGCTGATCAGCAAGAATCCTATGAGGATCTCCATGCTACCGGACCTCCCACCCTGCCTAAAGAGTACGCCTTCATCCCTGTGAACCGGACCATCATCCCCAGGGCCAACCTGGACCGTAGCGCCCCGACTGGTTGGAACCGCACAGTGGAGCCCAATGGGACCTGGGTGTTCACCAGTGAACACTCTGCAGATGAG TGGATCCAGTCTGTGGATGAGCGAGGGCAAACTTATTACTACCTGAGGGACGGCTCCAAGTCTCAGTGGAACCTGCCTGAG GCTCCTGTAGCTCCAGGCCACTCCAGGGTGGAGAATGGTGTTGAGACAGAGTCTGTGTCAGTCTTTAAGAACTGGAGACACACGGTGGGACCTGCACAGTTCAACCCAGCCCAGGATGATGGg AGGTTTGTGCAGTCTCACAGGAGGAATGCATCAGATTACAGCAGTGACAGCTCCAGTACAGGAAACTCTCCAGAAACGCAGCCTAAC gtGCAGAACTTAGAGAAAGCAGGAAttctcaacaaaacaaaagtgtcAGAAAATGGCAAGAAAGTAAG GAAAAACTGGGCGCAGACATGGACGGTTCTTCACGGAGGAGTGCTGACGTTCCACAAAGACCCAAAGTCTGCAGCAACCGGGGCCTCG AACAAGACCAATCAGATTGTTCCAGAGGTCACGGTGGAGCTGAAAGGAGCAACAATATGCTGGGCTTCGAAGGACAAATCCAGCAAAAAGAATGTTTtagag TTAAAAGGTAAAAATGGTATGGAGTTTCTGATACAGTACGATACAGAGAGCATCATCAGTGACTGGCACAAGGTCTTAATGGACACCATACGACAACTG GAGTACCAGGACCATCactcagaggaggaggatggggacTTATATGAGAAGATACCAAACACAGAGCGAGATGACAAGCGAAAAT CCTTGAGGCCAAGTTCCACACCCTCATCCAGTTCTGCTGGAGACACAGACCAGAAGAAGGTTCGAACTAAGCTGATGAAGCTCCTCATGAAACGCCCCACGCTGCAGTCCGTCAAAGAGAAAGGCTACATCCGAG ACAATGTGTTTGGTTGCCATCTGGCCACACTGTGCGCACAGGAGAGAAATACAGTCCCAAGTTTTGTGGACAAATGTATCAACGCAGTAGAAAGGAGAG GTTTGGACATTGATGGACTCTATAGAGTGAGCGGAAACCTCGCTGTCATTCAGAAGCTACGCTTCAAGGCCGATCATG AGGAGCTGGACCTTGAGGATGGACAGTGGGAGGACGTTCACGTCATCACCGGAGCGCTGAAGCTGTTTTTCCGAGAGCTTCCTGAGCCACTTTTCCCATTTAGCCACTTTAATGAGTTCATTGATGCCATCA aAATTTCTGATGGTACAACAAAATTCAATCACATTCAATCCCTGGTCAAATCACTTCCTCATGCAAATCATGATACCATGAAGCGCCTTTTTGGGCACTTACGCAG GGTCATTAAATATGGGGAGAACAATCGCATGACTGTGCAGAATGTGGCAATTGTCTTTGGCCCGACGTTGCTTCGACCTGAGATGGAATCATCCAACATTGCGGTGCACATGGTGTGTCAGAACCAGATAGTGGAGTTCATCCTGAATCATTATGAGCGTATCTTCTCCAGCTAA
- the mfsd13a gene encoding transmembrane protein 180 yields the protein MGRSVCSCWQSVFSTAVLYGSLALFTSILHNVFLLYYVETFVSIYKIDKISFWVGETVFLIWNSLNDPLFGWLSDRSFLSSPQAGSQITSPEVVLKRLRALATNGPLFALSFLAFWVAWARPGLQFLLCLCLYDGFLTMVDLHHSALMADLAVSATDRTRLNFHCSVFSALGSISVFLSYSFWDKEDFYSFRLFCVTLATFSVLGFFVVSRMLQRRFQKEVRPKYDEALTLKELSVGHAPLTHPEKPVTIQQYLKQLSKHRNFMWFVSMNLIQVFHCHFNNNFFPLFLEHLLSDNISASTGSILLGISYIAPHLNNLYFLTLCQRYGVYQVIRWLFMLKLGLSVVMLLAGADHIYLLCIFIASNRVFTEGTCKLLKLVISDLVDEDFVINRRQQAASALLFGMVALLTKPGQTFAPLIGTWLLCVYTGYDIFEREPVKDSLASVPHVPLGSGTPPLRLGCFYMLVFVPITCALLQLATWSRFTLHGRKLQGVKTLRQGAQHGHLIDVKAI from the exons ATGGGCAGGAGTGTCTGTAGCTGCTGGCAAAGCGTCTTCTCTACTGCAGTGCTATATGGTTCTTTGGCCCTGTTTACATCCATCCTCCACAATGTGTTCCTGCTTTACTATGTGGAGACCTTTGTTTCCATCTATAAAATCGATAAAATCTCCTTCTGGGTAGGAGAG ACAGTGTTCCTTATATGGAACAGTCTCAATGACCCTCTGTTCGGCTGGCTGAGTGACCGCTCCTTCCTCAGCTCTCCTCA GGCAGGCTCTCAGATCACATCTCCAGAGGTGGTCCTGAAGCGCCTAAGGGCCCTCGCCACAAATGGCCCTCTGTTCGCTCTGTCATTCCTGGCTTTTTGGGTGGCGTGGGCCCGCCCAGGCCTGCAGTTCCTGCTGTGCCTGTGTCTGTATGACGGTTTCCTCACTATGGTGGACCTCCACCACAGCGCCCTGATGGCCGACCTTGCTGTGTCAGCCACCGATCGCACACGCCTCAACTTTCACTGCTCGGTGTTCAGCGCTTTGGGCTCGATCTCAGTTTTTCTGTCCTACTCTTTCTGGGACAAGGAGGATTTTTATTCCTTTCGTCTCTTCTGCGTGACACTGGCAACTTTCTCTGTTTTGGGCTTTTTCGTAGTGTCCAGGATGCTACAGCGCCGTTTTCAAAAGGAAGTCCGTCCAAAATACGATGAGGCCCTGACACTCAAAGA ACTTAGTGTTGGCCATGCTCCACTTACCCACCCAGAAAAACCTGTTACCATTCAACAGTACCTGAAGCAGCTCTCCAAACACAGGAACTTCATGTGGTTTGTGTCAATGAACCTTATCCAG GTGTTTCACTGCCATTTCAACAACAACTTCTTCCCTCTATTCCTGGAACATCTGCTGTCTGACAATATCTCTGCCTCCACAGGTTCAATCTTACTCG GGATCTCTTACATTGCCCCCCACCTCAACAACTTGTATTTCCTGACACTGTGCCAGCGTTATGGGGTTTACCAGGTTATCCGCTGGCTTTTTATGCTCAAACTGGGACTTAGTGTGGTTATGCTGCTGGCAGGTGCTGACCACATTTATCTGCTGTGCATCTTCATTGCTAG TAACCGGGTGTTTACAGAGGGGACATGCAAGCTGCTAAAACTGGTTATTTCCGATCTTGTGGACGAGGATTTTGTGATCAATCGACGACAGCAGGCCGCCTCTGCCCTCCTCTTCGGAATGGTTGCCTTGTTAACCAAACCTGGCCAGACATTCGCGCCACTCATTGGCACGTGGTTGCTGTGTGTTTACACAG GTTATGATATTTTTGAAAGGGAACCTGTGAAGGACTCTCTGGCTTCTGTGCCTCATGTTCCACTCGGCTCAGGGACTCCACCTCTACGCCTGGGCTGTTTCTACATGTTGGTGTTTGTGCCTATCACCTGTGCCCTGCTCCAGTTGGCCACCTGGTCTCGCTTCACACTTCATGGCCGCAAACTGCAAGGAGTCAAAACCCTAAGGCAAGGGGCCCAGCATGGCCACCTTATTGATGTCAAGGCCATATGA